A single region of the Saprospiraceae bacterium genome encodes:
- a CDS encoding acyl-CoA dehydrogenase family protein has translation MQSLYFTEEHDLFRQTIKDFCQQEINPYEDAWEKAGKIDRSLFRKMGEMGFLGLEFPEAYGGMGLDLMYTTVFAEELGYHCTAGVTTTVSAHVYLAMNYIARGGSELLKEKYLVPGILGEKVGALAMTEPFAGSDLRALRTTAKLEGDHFIVNGSKTFITNGYYGDFLVTAVKTERGISMLVIDAETAGVSRSKLDKLGLRSSDTAEIAFDNVKVPKENLIGEEGKGFYYMMDSLQMERLSTAQFNIGGMQKILDITLQYMSERQAFGKEINKFQALRHKIADIATEIEAWRQFMHHTSYRLSKGDFVVKECSMLKLKTSDLINQIAYDCLQMFGGYGFMEEYPIARIYRDVRVIPIYAGTSEIMKEIIAKIVIDGVDYKPAYGNGN, from the coding sequence ATGCAATCACTTTATTTTACAGAAGAGCACGATTTATTTCGGCAAACGATAAAAGACTTTTGTCAACAAGAGATCAACCCCTACGAAGATGCCTGGGAAAAGGCAGGTAAAATAGACCGAAGTTTGTTTCGAAAGATGGGCGAAATGGGCTTTTTGGGCCTGGAGTTCCCCGAAGCATATGGTGGGATGGGCCTGGATCTCATGTACACTACGGTTTTTGCAGAAGAGTTGGGTTATCATTGTACGGCTGGCGTGACTACCACCGTCTCAGCTCATGTCTATCTGGCCATGAATTACATTGCCAGGGGAGGGTCGGAATTATTGAAAGAAAAGTACTTGGTACCAGGTATTCTAGGAGAAAAAGTGGGCGCTTTGGCAATGACGGAACCCTTTGCTGGTTCTGATTTGAGGGCCTTGCGCACGACGGCAAAGCTAGAAGGTGATCATTTTATTGTGAACGGCTCCAAAACATTTATTACCAATGGTTATTACGGTGATTTCCTGGTGACGGCTGTCAAAACAGAACGGGGCATATCCATGTTGGTGATTGATGCCGAGACAGCGGGTGTTTCAAGGAGCAAGCTGGATAAATTGGGGCTTCGCAGCTCTGATACCGCCGAAATCGCCTTTGATAATGTAAAAGTACCGAAAGAAAACCTGATCGGCGAAGAAGGAAAAGGTTTTTACTACATGATGGATAGCTTGCAGATGGAGCGCCTTTCCACCGCGCAGTTCAATATCGGAGGTATGCAAAAAATATTAGACATTACCTTGCAGTATATGTCTGAAAGGCAAGCCTTCGGAAAGGAAATTAATAAGTTTCAGGCGTTACGGCATAAGATTGCAGATATTGCCACAGAAATAGAAGCCTGGCGTCAATTCATGCATCATACCTCTTATCGATTGTCCAAAGGCGATTTTGTAGTGAAGGAGTGTTCTATGCTCAAATTGAAAACCTCCGACTTGATCAATCAGATCGCTTATGATTGTTTACAAATGTTTGGGGGTTATGGTTTTATGGAGGAGTATCCGATTGCGCGGATTTATCGGGATGTTAGGGTGATTCCTATTTATGCGGGTACATCTGAAATTATGAAAGAAATTATTGCCAAAATAGTGATTGATGGAGTGGATTAT
- a CDS encoding AMP-binding protein: MKNLSYTCGTSDKPLIGMTIGDMFDLTVEKYPENDALIVRHQHIRYSYRQLKEKVDQCALALLALGLKKGDRLGVWAPNCAEWTITQLATSKIGVIQVNINPSYRLHELAYVLKQSGCTALVMADQFKSSHYTEMLYELAPELYVSAPGELKAASVPELRTIIRLHPDTASGMFSWEEMLHYADQRTAAELEAVQGSLHFDEAINIQYTSGTTGFPKGATLSHHNILNNGYLVSEIMQFSDQDRLIIPVPLYHCFGMVMGNLGCVVQGATMIYASEGFEPAAVLEAVEVERATALFGVPTMFIAELEHPDFSKYDLSSLRTGIMAGSPCPVEVMKNVSELMNMKEVEIAYGMTETSPVSTQTRHDAPFDKRVSTVGRVLPHTEIKIIDPETGQVLPIGEKGELCTRGYCVMLGYWKEEEKTRAAIDSARWMHTGDLATMDEEGYINIVGRIKDMVIRGGENIYPREIEEFLYGHPKISDVQVIGVPDAKYVEEIMAWIKLKEGEEATEEEIKAYCKGKIAYYKIPRYIKFTDSFPMTVTGKIRKVEMREISIKELGLDQEDKIKMA, from the coding sequence ATGAAAAACCTAAGCTACACCTGTGGTACCAGCGACAAACCTTTGATCGGAATGACCATTGGGGACATGTTTGACCTTACAGTAGAGAAGTACCCGGAGAATGATGCGCTGATTGTCAGGCATCAGCATATCCGGTATAGCTATCGACAATTGAAAGAAAAAGTAGATCAATGTGCTTTGGCTTTATTGGCGTTAGGTTTGAAAAAGGGCGACCGCTTGGGCGTTTGGGCACCTAACTGCGCAGAGTGGACCATTACGCAATTGGCGACAAGCAAAATCGGGGTCATCCAAGTGAATATTAACCCCAGTTATCGCCTTCATGAGCTAGCCTATGTTCTCAAGCAATCTGGTTGCACGGCCCTGGTAATGGCCGATCAATTTAAAAGCTCCCATTATACGGAGATGCTATACGAATTGGCGCCTGAGCTATACGTCAGTGCACCAGGGGAACTAAAAGCTGCCAGTGTGCCCGAATTGAGGACCATCATTCGCTTACATCCAGATACTGCCTCCGGCATGTTTAGTTGGGAGGAAATGCTGCACTATGCGGATCAGCGGACGGCAGCGGAGTTGGAGGCAGTTCAGGGCAGTCTCCATTTTGATGAAGCGATCAATATTCAATACACCAGTGGAACCACCGGTTTTCCTAAGGGGGCTACCTTGAGTCATCACAATATCTTGAATAACGGCTACCTGGTTTCGGAGATCATGCAATTTTCTGACCAAGATCGCTTAATTATTCCCGTACCACTTTATCATTGTTTTGGTATGGTTATGGGGAATCTTGGATGCGTCGTTCAAGGGGCGACGATGATTTACGCCAGCGAAGGTTTTGAGCCGGCGGCGGTCTTGGAGGCGGTGGAAGTGGAGAGGGCGACGGCACTCTTTGGCGTTCCCACGATGTTTATTGCCGAATTAGAGCATCCTGATTTCTCCAAATATGATTTGAGTAGCCTTCGAACTGGTATCATGGCTGGTTCTCCTTGCCCCGTGGAAGTGATGAAAAATGTCAGTGAATTGATGAACATGAAGGAGGTAGAAATTGCCTATGGGATGACCGAAACCAGCCCTGTCAGTACCCAAACCCGCCATGACGCCCCTTTCGATAAAAGAGTGAGTACAGTCGGAAGGGTTTTGCCTCATACCGAAATAAAGATCATTGATCCTGAAACCGGCCAGGTGCTCCCAATTGGAGAGAAGGGCGAATTGTGCACCCGGGGGTATTGTGTGATGCTGGGGTATTGGAAGGAAGAAGAAAAAACCAGGGCTGCCATAGATTCCGCTCGCTGGATGCATACCGGAGACCTGGCTACCATGGATGAAGAGGGGTATATCAATATTGTTGGGCGGATCAAGGACATGGTGATTCGGGGCGGAGAGAATATCTATCCACGTGAAATTGAAGAATTCCTTTATGGTCACCCTAAAATAAGTGATGTGCAGGTGATCGGCGTGCCTGATGCCAAGTACGTAGAAGAAATCATGGCATGGATCAAGCTAAAAGAGGGTGAAGAGGCAACGGAGGAGGAGATTAAAGCCTATTGTAAAGGTAAAATCGCCTATTACAAAATTCCTCGCTATATCAAGTTTACAGATAGTTTTCCGATGACGGTGACGGGAAAGATCAGAAAGGTAGAAATGCGAGAGATTAGCATCAAGGAATTGGGATTGGATCAGGAAGATAAAATAAAGATGGCTTAG
- a CDS encoding Uma2 family endonuclease: MAAIEDRYYSKEEYFSLVAESDLKIEYHKGQIYAMAGGTSNHNIISGNILTGLNNALVNSLKIDLAVSMLYHKIKGLKEEQFI, from the coding sequence ATGGCAGCAATCGAAGATAGATATTACAGCAAGGAAGAATATTTCTCTCTAGTGGCAGAATCTGATCTAAAAATTGAATACCATAAAGGTCAGATATATGCAATGGCTGGTGGAACTTCAAATCATAATATTATTTCGGGAAATATCCTTACTGGACTCAATAACGCATTGGTGAATTCGCTTAAAATTGATCTGGCAGTTTCCATGCTTTACCACAAAATAAAAGGACTGAAGGAAGAGCAGTTCATCTAA
- a CDS encoding alpha/beta hydrolase, with translation MGKYAINKGTKLYYQERGSGEPLVLLMGFGADGNTWEKHVQVYEQHFRCILIDNRGVGLSDQPAGPYTTRMMAEDTVAVMEDAGIDKARVAGISMGGAIAQELALHFPEKVKCLVLISTWPSFNNYATSVYENLKKLRRTSAPGDFMELLQLWIFAAPYFESNLADLKEGQLAAANNDTPQRQEGFEGQLDACIQHNTVDRLSEIQVPTLITVGEQDIFTPPAFSKLLNEKIEDSQLILFPDGGHVHHWEDLERFNTVTTNFLLEN, from the coding sequence ATGGGCAAATACGCTATAAACAAGGGGACCAAGCTATACTACCAGGAAAGGGGCAGTGGCGAGCCACTTGTCCTCTTGATGGGCTTTGGCGCCGATGGCAACACCTGGGAAAAGCACGTGCAAGTATACGAACAACATTTTCGATGCATCCTCATCGACAATAGAGGCGTGGGACTGTCTGACCAACCAGCGGGACCATATACAACCCGCATGATGGCCGAGGATACCGTCGCCGTCATGGAAGATGCTGGCATCGACAAAGCAAGGGTGGCAGGCATTTCCATGGGCGGAGCCATTGCCCAGGAATTAGCCTTGCATTTTCCTGAAAAAGTGAAATGCCTGGTGCTTATCAGTACTTGGCCCAGCTTTAATAACTACGCCACTAGCGTTTATGAAAACCTGAAAAAACTGAGACGGACAAGTGCCCCGGGTGATTTCATGGAATTGCTCCAGCTTTGGATTTTTGCAGCACCCTATTTCGAAAGTAACCTGGCAGACCTAAAAGAAGGCCAGCTGGCCGCCGCAAATAATGATACACCGCAGCGCCAGGAAGGCTTTGAAGGGCAATTGGATGCCTGTATTCAACACAATACAGTAGATCGCCTTTCCGAAATTCAGGTACCAACCCTTATCACGGTAGGTGAACAGGATATTTTTACGCCTCCTGCCTTTTCGAAGCTTTTAAACGAAAAAATAGAGGACTCTCAACTTATTTTATTTCCAGATGGCGGCCATGTGCACCACTGGGAAGATCTCGAACGATTTAATACCGTTACGACCAACTTTTTACTGGAAAATTAA
- a CDS encoding sugar phosphate isomerase/epimerase family protein gives MKKINIGCETYTWQMPGEQYKGKLEHIMAISQQAGFKGIEPETSFIGHLSDPSRMKAALDQHQLDLPVLCLAEDWQNPNETAAEKARADQWIAFLKHFPETIFLLVQIPGKDRERLKERQQNLLSCVNQIAQRATEAGIICSYHPNSPSGSIFRTEEDYKVLLNGLHPNYIKYTPDIGHIARGGMDPLAILRQYWSLVNCIHYKDMYQDGRWAPLGQGDIDMEAITQELKNRDFQGWIIVEDECDQAITDPDQVTLNAGHYVEETMRPILAA, from the coding sequence ATGAAAAAAATCAATATTGGCTGCGAAACCTATACCTGGCAAATGCCCGGCGAACAGTATAAGGGCAAGTTGGAACATATCATGGCCATCAGCCAGCAAGCAGGTTTCAAGGGGATCGAACCAGAAACCAGTTTCATCGGACATTTGTCAGATCCGAGTCGAATGAAAGCCGCCTTGGACCAGCACCAGCTCGACCTGCCGGTCTTATGCCTTGCCGAAGATTGGCAAAACCCTAACGAGACCGCCGCAGAAAAGGCAAGAGCTGACCAATGGATAGCATTTTTAAAGCATTTCCCCGAAACCATCTTTTTATTGGTACAAATACCGGGAAAAGACAGGGAAAGACTCAAGGAACGCCAGCAAAACTTGCTTAGCTGCGTCAATCAGATCGCTCAAAGAGCGACGGAGGCTGGCATCATTTGCTCCTATCATCCTAACTCCCCTTCTGGCTCTATTTTTAGAACCGAAGAAGATTACAAAGTGCTTTTGAATGGTCTCCATCCCAATTATATCAAATATACGCCCGATATTGGACATATCGCTCGGGGCGGAATGGATCCTTTAGCGATCCTTAGGCAATATTGGTCGCTGGTCAATTGTATCCACTACAAGGATATGTACCAGGATGGTCGCTGGGCTCCCCTCGGCCAAGGTGACATCGACATGGAAGCCATCACCCAGGAATTGAAAAACCGAGACTTTCAGGGTTGGATCATTGTAGAAGATGAATGCGACCAGGCCATCACAGACCCCGACCAGGTCACCCTCAATGCCGGCCATTATGTCGAAGAGACGATGAGACCTATTTTAGCGGCCTAA
- a CDS encoding TIM barrel protein codes for MIQLHNSMWPGIVGKGEGAEPIISLAKMIDLTLGAQRDGKGFNGIDLNLMEPHVDINLDKAAIRHFADDIQAKGLQIGSVGAPIWPGTGGGSAMGSHQERKQFLDKVKKTCAFAQVLNDHGVRSYGSIRIDSADSPQRWAESPLENSKKISQTFKEAAIIAADYGECLAAEGEICWASMHSWYHMLWLLEEVGMPEQLGFQADLAHTYLFLLGYNAAEYALVEPNYSEEEFWEAYAKMTKALAPWTVDFHVAQSNGTVFGSGSHDKTGRHCPANAADGKLDVVACARYWLLDEQGAIRNNIQHICWDGCMFPNAVLESADTWDNVLALMQRIQSDIAASQHVK; via the coding sequence ATGATACAATTACACAATTCAATGTGGCCAGGCATCGTAGGAAAAGGAGAAGGAGCCGAACCCATTATTTCATTAGCCAAAATGATCGACCTTACCCTTGGCGCCCAACGCGATGGCAAAGGATTCAATGGGATCGACCTCAACCTGATGGAGCCCCATGTGGATATTAATTTGGATAAAGCTGCCATTCGACATTTTGCCGACGACATCCAAGCCAAAGGCTTGCAGATAGGGTCGGTTGGTGCGCCCATTTGGCCAGGTACCGGCGGCGGGTCAGCCATGGGCAGCCACCAGGAAAGGAAGCAGTTTTTGGACAAGGTAAAAAAGACTTGCGCCTTTGCCCAAGTGCTCAACGATCATGGTGTTCGATCCTATGGCAGCATTCGCATCGATTCAGCCGATTCGCCGCAGCGCTGGGCCGAAAGCCCCCTGGAGAACAGCAAAAAGATCAGTCAGACCTTTAAGGAAGCTGCCATCATTGCCGCAGATTATGGCGAATGCTTGGCAGCAGAGGGAGAAATATGTTGGGCCAGTATGCATTCCTGGTACCATATGCTTTGGTTGTTGGAGGAAGTGGGCATGCCCGAGCAGCTGGGTTTTCAAGCGGATTTGGCCCATACCTATCTTTTCCTCTTGGGTTATAATGCAGCAGAATATGCCCTGGTAGAACCCAATTATTCGGAGGAAGAATTCTGGGAGGCTTATGCTAAAATGACTAAAGCTTTGGCCCCTTGGACCGTCGATTTCCACGTAGCGCAGAGCAATGGAACGGTATTCGGGAGCGGGTCACACGATAAAACGGGAAGACATTGCCCCGCCAATGCCGCCGATGGTAAACTGGATGTAGTGGCCTGTGCCCGCTATTGGTTATTGGATGAACAAGGAGCGATAAGGAATAACATCCAGCATATCTGCTGGGACGGTTGTATGTTTCCCAATGCTGTTTTAGAATCGGCAGACACCTGGGATAATGTTTTGGCTTTGATGCAGCGCATTCAGTCGGACATTGCTGCCTCACAACATGTAAAATAG
- a CDS encoding sugar phosphate isomerase/epimerase family protein — MDNKIGFNLLAWSAVVSDDMAPIMERLKKIGYDGVECSMGATEDSAYKQFGEQAKALGLAVNACLAVGAEHNPVSASAAVRAAALDKIKWAIDRAIDMEAKVVCGPFHSAFATFTQKPPQAEEYARSAEVLHKAGEYAAQADIILSLEAINRFECYLCNTMDQLTALIAQVDHPNVSAMYDTHHANLEEKGIKAAINKVAPVLSHVHISENDRGTPGDGHNPWNKTFKALAKNKYKGWLTIEAFTRNDPDFANAINVWREYSAPWDMATRGYKFIKKMGIKHGL; from the coding sequence ATGGATAATAAAATTGGCTTCAATTTATTGGCTTGGTCAGCCGTGGTGTCAGACGATATGGCGCCGATCATGGAAAGACTCAAAAAGATTGGCTATGATGGCGTAGAATGTTCCATGGGGGCCACTGAAGATAGTGCTTATAAACAATTCGGTGAACAGGCAAAAGCCTTAGGCCTGGCAGTAAATGCCTGCCTGGCAGTAGGGGCCGAACACAACCCCGTCAGTGCCTCGGCAGCCGTCAGAGCCGCCGCTTTGGACAAAATTAAATGGGCGATTGATCGAGCGATTGATATGGAAGCTAAGGTGGTGTGTGGTCCTTTCCATTCGGCTTTTGCCACATTTACCCAAAAACCACCCCAAGCCGAAGAATATGCCAGAAGTGCCGAAGTATTGCACAAAGCAGGAGAATATGCAGCCCAGGCCGATATTATCCTTTCCCTGGAAGCCATCAACCGCTTTGAGTGTTACCTGTGTAATACCATGGACCAACTGACCGCCCTGATCGCCCAAGTCGATCACCCCAACGTAAGTGCGATGTATGATACCCATCACGCCAATTTGGAAGAAAAAGGAATCAAAGCCGCTATCAATAAAGTGGCGCCGGTCTTAAGTCATGTCCATATCAGCGAAAATGACCGCGGAACCCCAGGCGATGGCCATAATCCTTGGAATAAAACCTTCAAGGCCCTCGCCAAAAACAAGTACAAAGGCTGGTTAACCATCGAAGCCTTCACCCGTAATGACCCGGATTTTGCCAATGCGATCAATGTTTGGCGAGAATACTCGGCACCCTGGGATATGGCTACCAGAGGTTACAAATTCATTAAAAAAATGGGCATAAAACACGGTTTATAA
- a CDS encoding GntR family transcriptional regulator, whose translation MKSFIQINEHSKTPKYKQIIHSVITQIERGELKIKDKLPSVNQLLIEFDISRDTVVKAYDHLKKMGVMESVPGKGYYIKTDDFKRKARVFLLFNKLSAHKKIIYDAFAHILGPEVAIDFFIYNNNYRLFKDWILEHKDGDYTHFVIIPHFLDGGTDAIEVINQIPKHKLIMLDKMLPGITGEYAAVYQDFSNDIFNALTEAIELLKKYQTLKLIFPFYSYHPREILSGFKRFCAEFAFNYKIVTDIGIEPIEKEEAYINLMEDDLVTLIKRIKNQGLKVGKEVGIISYNETPLKEILLDGITVISTDFQQLGATAARMILEQEKAHVANPFRLVVRASL comes from the coding sequence ATGAAGTCATTTATTCAAATTAATGAGCACTCCAAAACACCGAAATATAAGCAAATTATACATTCGGTTATTACGCAAATCGAACGCGGGGAATTAAAGATTAAAGATAAATTGCCTTCGGTTAATCAGTTGTTGATTGAATTTGATATTTCCAGGGATACGGTTGTAAAGGCCTATGATCATTTGAAGAAAATGGGCGTGATGGAATCCGTTCCTGGCAAAGGTTATTATATCAAGACCGATGATTTTAAACGAAAAGCCAGGGTATTTCTTTTGTTCAATAAACTCAGTGCCCATAAGAAAATCATTTATGATGCCTTTGCGCATATTTTGGGCCCGGAAGTCGCTATTGATTTTTTTATCTACAACAACAATTACCGGCTTTTTAAGGATTGGATACTAGAGCATAAAGATGGTGATTATACGCATTTTGTGATTATTCCTCATTTTTTGGATGGCGGTACGGATGCCATTGAGGTCATTAATCAAATTCCGAAGCATAAACTGATCATGTTGGATAAAATGCTGCCAGGCATCACGGGCGAGTACGCTGCAGTGTACCAGGATTTTTCAAATGATATTTTTAATGCCTTAACCGAAGCGATTGAATTGCTAAAAAAGTACCAGACCTTGAAGCTCATTTTTCCTTTTTACAGCTACCATCCCAGGGAAATCCTGAGCGGTTTCAAACGCTTTTGCGCAGAGTTCGCCTTTAACTACAAGATTGTTACAGACATTGGCATTGAACCGATTGAAAAAGAGGAAGCTTACATCAACCTGATGGAGGATGATTTGGTTACCCTGATCAAAAGGATTAAAAACCAGGGACTTAAGGTAGGGAAAGAAGTCGGGATTATTTCCTATAACGAAACCCCGCTCAAGGAGATTTTGCTCGATGGTATTACGGTGATATCTACCGATTTTCAACAGTTGGGTGCAACGGCAGCCAGGATGATCCTGGAGCAGGAAAAAGCACATGTAGCTAATCCTTTTCGATTGGTTGTCAGGGCTTCTTTATGA
- a CDS encoding bifunctional aldolase/short-chain dehydrogenase — protein MAVQTFQFVDYLWDDAKAAALGDDQVALFLYRSNVLGTDLRITNFGGGNTSCKTTEKDPLTGEPVEVMWIKGSGGDIGTLTRKGIAGIYNEKLRSLKNIYRGLAYEDEIVDLYYHCIYDLDSQAPSIDTALHGLLPFKHIDHLHPDALIGVAAAKDSERITKEIWGDTMGWVPWQRPGFDLGLQLEKCLKDHPGIRGIVLGGHGLFTWGDTSYECYINSLEVIERASAYIEQKAAQKGPAFGGQKIESLPKEERLNQAAKIAPILRGFCSSEQQMIGHFSDDEVVLQFINSHDLPKLAPLGTSCPDHFLRTKIQPLVLPIPADADLTDVKTVKEKLHPAFSQYRKEYAEYYETCKHPNSPAMRDPNPVVILFPGVGMFTFAKNKQTARVASEFYINAINVMRGSEAITEYTALSRQEAFNIEYWLLEEAKLQRQPREQPLSRRVALVTGAGGGIGKAIADKLAAEGANVVLTDIVEDRLVAAAATFKRDIATYALCDVTNADSIAEAYRKACLEFGGVDIIVHSAGLAISKSITDTTIQDWDILQDVLVKGQFLLAKAGVEIMQKQGIGGDIISIASKNGLFAGPNNVGYGAAKAAQQHMTRLLAAELAPDKIRVNTVNPDGVVVGSKIWEGAWAEGRAKAYGITVEELPAFYAKRNLLNEIIYPEDIANGVFALVAILNKTTGNMVNVDGGMAVAFPR, from the coding sequence ATGGCTGTACAAACTTTTCAATTTGTCGATTACCTCTGGGATGATGCCAAAGCGGCTGCCCTAGGTGATGACCAGGTTGCACTTTTCCTCTATCGCTCCAATGTTTTGGGAACCGATCTACGCATTACCAATTTTGGTGGCGGGAACACCAGCTGCAAAACCACCGAAAAAGATCCGCTTACCGGAGAGCCCGTCGAGGTGATGTGGATAAAAGGTTCTGGCGGAGATATCGGCACCCTTACCAGAAAGGGGATTGCCGGGATTTATAACGAAAAACTACGATCCTTAAAGAACATTTATCGCGGCTTGGCTTATGAAGATGAAATCGTAGACCTCTATTATCATTGCATCTATGACCTGGATAGCCAGGCGCCCTCCATCGATACGGCTTTACACGGCCTTTTACCTTTCAAACACATCGACCACCTACATCCAGATGCACTCATCGGGGTAGCAGCAGCGAAAGACAGCGAAAGGATTACCAAAGAAATATGGGGGGATACCATGGGCTGGGTTCCCTGGCAACGCCCTGGTTTTGATTTGGGCTTGCAGTTAGAAAAATGCCTAAAGGATCATCCCGGTATCAGAGGTATTGTTTTGGGAGGGCATGGCTTGTTCACCTGGGGGGATACTTCTTATGAATGTTATATCAATAGCTTGGAAGTTATCGAACGTGCCTCTGCTTATATCGAACAAAAGGCAGCGCAGAAAGGACCCGCCTTTGGTGGACAAAAGATCGAAAGTCTACCCAAAGAAGAGCGCCTGAACCAAGCAGCAAAAATAGCCCCCATCCTTCGGGGTTTTTGTTCCAGTGAACAGCAGATGATTGGCCATTTTTCGGATGACGAGGTCGTTTTACAGTTTATTAATAGCCACGACCTTCCCAAATTGGCTCCTTTGGGCACCTCCTGCCCCGATCACTTTCTGCGAACAAAAATCCAGCCATTGGTCTTGCCCATTCCAGCTGATGCCGATTTAACTGATGTCAAAACCGTAAAAGAAAAGCTGCATCCGGCTTTTAGCCAATACCGAAAAGAATACGCCGAATATTACGAAACCTGCAAACACCCCAACAGCCCCGCCATGCGAGACCCTAATCCGGTGGTTATCCTTTTTCCGGGAGTTGGAATGTTTACCTTCGCTAAAAACAAACAAACAGCCAGGGTTGCTAGCGAATTTTATATCAACGCGATCAATGTGATGCGCGGATCCGAAGCGATTACCGAATACACTGCCCTCTCCCGCCAGGAAGCTTTTAACATAGAATATTGGTTGCTGGAAGAAGCCAAGTTGCAGCGGCAACCGCGCGAGCAACCCCTCTCTCGCCGGGTAGCCCTCGTCACAGGAGCCGGTGGCGGCATCGGAAAAGCCATAGCCGACAAACTAGCCGCCGAAGGAGCTAACGTCGTCCTCACCGATATCGTCGAAGATCGTTTGGTAGCTGCCGCCGCTACTTTTAAAAGAGATATCGCTACCTATGCGCTTTGCGATGTGACCAATGCCGATTCCATCGCCGAGGCTTACCGAAAAGCTTGTTTGGAATTTGGAGGCGTAGACATCATCGTTCACAGTGCAGGTTTGGCCATTTCTAAATCTATTACAGATACAACCATACAGGACTGGGATATTCTCCAGGATGTACTCGTGAAAGGGCAATTCCTCTTGGCCAAGGCCGGCGTGGAAATCATGCAGAAACAAGGCATTGGTGGCGACATCATCAGCATTGCCAGCAAAAATGGCTTGTTTGCCGGCCCCAATAACGTAGGCTATGGCGCGGCGAAGGCTGCTCAGCAACATATGACCCGACTTTTGGCCGCCGAATTGGCCCCAGATAAGATTCGGGTGAATACCGTTAACCCTGACGGTGTCGTAGTTGGTAGCAAAATATGGGAAGGAGCATGGGCTGAGGGCAGGGCCAAAGCCTATGGCATCACCGTGGAGGAATTGCCAGCCTTTTATGCTAAACGCAATTTGCTCAATGAGATCATCTATCCAGAAGATATCGCCAACGGCGTATTTGCACTGGTCGCCATCCTGAATAAAACGACGGGGAATATGGTAAATGTAGATGGTGGCATGGCGGTGGCATTCCCTAGATAG